A single genomic interval of Brevibacillus brevis harbors:
- the copZ gene encoding copper chaperone CopZ produces MNVTLNVQGMSCNHCVISIEGALQKLDGVSKATVSLADNQVSVTFDESVVSLDNVKETIEDQGYDVV; encoded by the coding sequence ATGAATGTCACCTTGAACGTACAAGGAATGTCCTGCAATCACTGCGTCATCTCTATAGAAGGTGCTCTTCAAAAACTAGACGGGGTTAGCAAAGCAACGGTAAGCCTTGCTGACAATCAGGTAAGCGTGACTTTTGATGAATCCGTTGTTTCGCTGGACAATGTGAAGGAGACCATTGAAGATCAAGGATACGATGTCGTTTAA
- a CDS encoding bifunctional diguanylate cyclase/phosphodiesterase, with protein MDHQIHGTYDSFLVILSYLIAVAASFSALNLAARVSISKGKHQLLWLIFGATTMGLGIWSMHFVGMLALTLPIKVLYDMEYVILSVILAIFVSSIALFTVTKSNLNARQLGIAGILMAAGISGMHYVGMAAMIIEITYDMWIVILSIIIAATASAAALWLLFYFRRDQSKYAYLYKLGSSLIMGAAIAGMHYTGMVAAHFYVTELPTTEVETQIESETLAYIIVLATFLLIGITLFGLFINKRLSQKDTVIQENESWYRSLYKNNEYGIISLDTGGCIIKMNPAVTKIGGLREEEFINQHVSKIGMHIVEEQRELTKDSFAQSFQPNRNNFETTIFHPNGKRVELSVLNVPVEIEGEVVGNHIIVKDITEENRVKEKIRYLAYHDELTDLPNRRKFNQVLHQSIEKSSQDSSSFAVMVIDIDRFKMINDSLGHSYGDIFLQGVSDRIVKSAEGYHATIARMGGDEFTILCETGADRREAASLADKIIEALKQPFSLKDSEFYISASIGTAIFPDHGTDAVVLLKKADTAMYEVKKQGKNGHLFYTPEFDVQLLENIEIESDLRKAIERNELVVYYQPQFHAESNRMIGVEALVRWNHPTKGMLSPGVFIPIAEETGLIYEIGTWVLREACRQMKQWHDGGGPLIPVSVNLSSHQFHQRNLVQYIKNILEETKLSPHFLELEITESMMMDPAVSISILHELNKIGTRISLDDFGTGYSSLSYLKKFPIHKLKIDRSFITDLSRNDNDKAIVATIISMAKHLKLDVIAEGIETKDQLDILTENHCKEIQGYYYSRPLSANEVEQAFFAPIRNHLSQEA; from the coding sequence TTGGATCACCAGATACATGGGACGTACGACAGTTTCCTAGTGATACTATCTTATTTAATCGCGGTTGCAGCTTCTTTTTCTGCTCTCAACCTGGCAGCCAGAGTGAGTATAAGTAAGGGGAAGCATCAGCTACTCTGGTTGATTTTTGGTGCCACAACGATGGGGCTCGGGATATGGTCCATGCATTTTGTCGGAATGCTGGCACTTACCCTCCCCATTAAGGTTCTGTATGACATGGAGTATGTCATCCTATCTGTCATTCTTGCCATTTTTGTCTCAAGCATAGCCTTGTTTACTGTCACGAAAAGCAATCTCAATGCGAGACAGCTAGGTATCGCGGGAATTTTGATGGCTGCTGGAATATCTGGGATGCACTACGTTGGAATGGCCGCGATGATTATCGAAATTACATACGATATGTGGATCGTTATTTTATCCATTATTATTGCAGCTACTGCTTCAGCAGCGGCACTTTGGCTCTTGTTTTACTTTCGCCGTGATCAGTCGAAATATGCGTATCTATACAAATTGGGCAGCTCACTTATTATGGGAGCAGCAATCGCGGGTATGCATTACACCGGGATGGTTGCAGCGCATTTCTACGTAACGGAACTGCCGACAACCGAGGTAGAAACGCAGATCGAATCGGAGACCTTGGCCTATATCATTGTCTTGGCCACCTTTTTACTGATCGGCATTACATTGTTCGGCTTGTTTATTAACAAACGACTCTCGCAAAAAGATACGGTCATTCAGGAAAATGAAAGCTGGTATCGTTCCCTTTATAAAAATAATGAGTACGGCATTATTTCCTTAGATACAGGTGGCTGTATTATCAAAATGAACCCGGCTGTCACAAAGATTGGTGGACTGCGGGAGGAAGAATTCATCAATCAACACGTATCCAAAATTGGCATGCATATTGTTGAGGAGCAAAGGGAACTTACGAAAGATTCTTTCGCCCAGTCTTTTCAGCCCAATCGAAATAACTTTGAGACGACCATCTTTCATCCAAATGGAAAGCGTGTAGAGCTGAGTGTACTCAATGTCCCGGTTGAGATTGAGGGAGAAGTGGTGGGGAATCACATCATTGTGAAGGATATTACCGAAGAGAATCGCGTGAAAGAAAAAATCAGGTATTTGGCTTATCACGATGAGCTGACCGATCTACCGAACCGAAGAAAGTTTAATCAAGTCCTTCATCAATCGATTGAAAAAAGTAGCCAAGATTCATCGAGCTTTGCCGTCATGGTTATCGACATCGATCGGTTCAAAATGATCAATGATTCCTTGGGACACTCCTACGGCGATATCTTTTTGCAGGGGGTCAGCGACAGAATCGTAAAGAGTGCGGAAGGGTACCACGCAACAATTGCCCGGATGGGTGGAGATGAATTTACCATCCTGTGCGAAACAGGAGCGGACCGCAGGGAAGCGGCGAGTTTAGCGGATAAGATCATTGAAGCGTTGAAACAGCCATTCTCGCTAAAAGACAGTGAGTTTTACATATCAGCAAGTATTGGAACAGCGATATTCCCAGACCACGGAACGGATGCTGTCGTGCTGCTCAAAAAAGCGGATACGGCCATGTACGAGGTGAAAAAACAGGGGAAAAATGGTCACCTGTTCTATACGCCCGAATTTGATGTTCAATTGCTGGAGAATATTGAGATAGAAAGTGATCTCAGAAAAGCTATTGAACGTAATGAGCTGGTAGTATACTACCAACCTCAATTTCATGCCGAAAGTAATCGCATGATCGGAGTGGAGGCGCTTGTCAGGTGGAATCATCCGACCAAAGGAATGCTTTCACCAGGAGTGTTTATCCCTATCGCTGAAGAGACAGGGTTGATCTATGAGATCGGTACATGGGTACTTCGCGAAGCGTGCAGGCAAATGAAGCAGTGGCATGATGGAGGGGGACCGTTGATACCCGTCTCCGTCAACTTGTCCTCCCATCAATTCCACCAACGGAACCTCGTCCAGTACATCAAAAATATCCTCGAGGAAACCAAGCTTTCCCCACATTTTTTGGAACTGGAAATCACGGAGAGCATGATGATGGACCCGGCCGTATCGATCAGTATCCTGCACGAGTTAAACAAAATCGGAACGAGAATCAGTCTGGATGATTTTGGAACCGGTTACAGCTCATTGAGCTATTTGAAAAAGTTCCCGATCCACAAATTAAAGATTGACCGCTCCTTCATAACAGATCTGTCTCGAAATGATAACGATAAAGCCATTGTGGCCACCATTATTTCGATGGCGAAGCACCTGAAATTAGATGTGATTGCAGAAGGAATTGAAACGAAGGATCAGTTAGATATTTTGACAGAAAATCATTGCAAGGAAATTCAAGGGTACTATTACAGTCGCCCATTATCCGCGAATGAGGTGGAGCAAGCGTTTTTTGCTCCCATCAGAAATCATCTCAGCCAAGAAGCGTAA